In one Halorubrum sp. CBA1229 genomic region, the following are encoded:
- a CDS encoding TAXI family TRAP transporter solute-binding subunit: protein MPDDYNTDGIDRRKILKGAAAAGLVGIAGCSGDGGDGSDGSDGSDGDDGSDGSDGSDGGGTESRLSWHAGGTGGTYFPLSNEIKTIVEANTDFSLNVQSTGASVENVGSLADGSADFALIQNDIASFAKNGTGIDAFQDNAIENLQGVATLYPETITLVTLAENDISSVGDLSGATINTGDLGSGTQVNAVQILESIGVTDYNEQNAGFSQASEQLANGDIDAAFVVGGWPVGAIEDLANTNDIEIVPISGENREAVKEDASWFANDTIPGGTYSGVEEDIETVAVQAMIATNAGVPADTVETVTAAIFDNLDELTIKTDFITVDSAQDGMSIELHEGAASYFDA, encoded by the coding sequence ATGCCGGACGATTACAACACCGATGGTATCGATCGACGAAAGATTCTTAAAGGAGCCGCAGCCGCGGGCCTCGTCGGCATCGCGGGCTGTTCGGGAGACGGCGGCGACGGCTCCGACGGGAGCGACGGCAGCGACGGCGACGACGGCTCCGACGGGAGCGACGGGTCCGACGGCGGAGGCACCGAAAGCCGCCTGAGCTGGCACGCGGGCGGGACCGGCGGGACCTACTTCCCGCTCTCGAACGAGATCAAGACCATCGTCGAGGCGAACACCGACTTCTCGCTGAACGTCCAGTCGACGGGTGCGAGCGTCGAGAACGTCGGCAGCCTCGCCGACGGGTCGGCCGACTTCGCGCTGATCCAGAACGACATCGCCTCGTTCGCGAAGAACGGGACGGGCATCGACGCCTTCCAGGACAACGCGATCGAGAACCTCCAGGGCGTCGCGACGCTGTACCCGGAGACGATCACGCTCGTCACGCTGGCGGAGAACGACATCTCCTCCGTCGGGGACCTCAGCGGCGCGACGATCAACACCGGCGACCTCGGGTCGGGGACGCAGGTCAACGCGGTGCAGATTCTGGAATCGATCGGGGTCACCGACTACAACGAGCAGAACGCCGGCTTCTCGCAGGCGTCCGAACAGCTCGCTAACGGCGACATCGACGCGGCCTTCGTCGTCGGCGGCTGGCCGGTCGGCGCGATCGAGGACCTCGCGAACACGAACGACATCGAGATCGTTCCGATTTCGGGCGAGAACCGCGAGGCCGTCAAGGAGGACGCCTCCTGGTTCGCGAACGACACCATCCCCGGCGGCACGTACAGCGGCGTCGAGGAGGACATCGAGACCGTCGCCGTGCAGGCGATGATCGCCACGAACGCCGGGGTGCCGGCCGACACCGTCGAGACGGTCACCGCCGCCATCTTCGACAACCTCGACGAGCTCACGATCAAGACCGACTTCATCACCGTCGACAGCGCGCAGGACGGGATGTCCATCGAGCTGCACGAGGGAGCGGCGTCCTACTTCGACGCGTAG
- a CDS encoding formate/nitrite transporter family protein, whose product MTDSTRSDDDSMREVVERSRSGAPAVGEAVRDRFSSDEVFQRIIAAADEEVTSGGRELFFSGVAAGLAITITFMLYASLTASTDGHPILSVLLYPLGFVYIIIGGYQLYTENTLPPVALTLERLASLPTLLRHWSIVLAGNFTGGAFGAVVLSYGGVFTGDAVDSAIYISAGGLDVGFWPLFFKAAMAGLIVAGVVWVGFASTNSVTRLLVVYLAFLAIPLGNLYHVVVSFTEVLYLLFAQQLGLYTGGVTLVGGLGGFVLPVLLGNTIGGIVLVTLVNYFQTSEERLEEARFEGMTRRLTVPEWVLGRAAGRSYVPILDATEATLFANEGHRIMVPITNPRTDGPIVELASRIASDHEDGLVHIVHVVQAPERMSLSAGAGRIADVSEEGMAGLRETAEGYDVDVSTSTVVSHRSFEEVFNMARRTRPEAVLMGWGEDQLWNAARAERPIDELTNQLPCDFLILSETDLDTSRILLPTSGGPDSALGAEVANVLSRTAGAEVTLLHVVDGAEERDAGEGFLAGWATEHGLADARRVVDEGGDVEDAIAREAVNNTLVIIGATEKGLLSRLVSNSLHLDVIHDVDCSVLLAERPSSRSIRERLFGSGRRVSGPPDGGVERDPAASRGAELTGPDDSGPIPPRRGSSDDDDADGSTDGSSTDESTEPTVITDHEDPGDGEEVEEEAVGDEGESPPPERSVVTDHDDPEEGDETDDPDDTT is encoded by the coding sequence GTGACCGACTCGACACGTTCCGACGACGATTCGATGCGCGAGGTCGTCGAGCGCTCCCGCAGCGGGGCGCCGGCGGTCGGCGAAGCGGTCCGGGACCGCTTCTCGTCGGACGAGGTGTTCCAGCGGATCATCGCCGCCGCGGACGAGGAGGTGACCTCGGGCGGGCGCGAGCTCTTCTTCAGCGGCGTCGCCGCGGGGCTGGCGATCACGATCACGTTCATGCTGTACGCCTCGCTGACGGCGTCGACCGACGGCCATCCCATCCTGAGCGTCCTGCTGTACCCGCTCGGGTTCGTCTACATCATCATCGGCGGCTACCAGCTGTACACCGAGAACACGCTCCCGCCGGTCGCGCTGACCTTGGAGCGGCTCGCGAGCCTCCCGACGCTGCTGCGCCACTGGAGTATCGTGCTCGCGGGGAACTTCACCGGCGGCGCGTTCGGGGCGGTCGTGCTCTCGTACGGCGGCGTCTTCACCGGCGACGCGGTCGACTCCGCGATATACATCTCGGCCGGCGGGCTCGACGTCGGCTTCTGGCCGCTCTTCTTCAAGGCCGCGATGGCCGGACTGATCGTCGCCGGCGTCGTCTGGGTCGGGTTCGCTTCCACGAACTCCGTCACCCGCCTGCTCGTCGTCTACCTCGCGTTCCTGGCGATCCCGCTCGGGAACCTCTACCACGTCGTGGTCTCGTTCACCGAGGTGCTGTACCTGCTGTTCGCGCAGCAGCTCGGGCTGTACACCGGCGGGGTCACCCTCGTCGGCGGGCTCGGCGGCTTCGTCCTTCCGGTGCTGCTCGGGAACACCATCGGCGGGATCGTGCTCGTCACGCTGGTGAACTACTTCCAGACCAGCGAGGAGCGGTTAGAGGAGGCGCGCTTCGAGGGGATGACCCGCCGGCTGACGGTGCCCGAGTGGGTGCTCGGCCGGGCCGCGGGGCGCTCGTACGTCCCGATCTTGGACGCCACGGAGGCGACGCTGTTCGCCAACGAGGGCCACCGGATCATGGTCCCGATCACGAACCCGCGGACCGACGGCCCGATCGTCGAGCTCGCGAGCCGGATCGCCAGCGACCACGAGGACGGGCTCGTCCACATCGTCCACGTTGTACAGGCGCCGGAGCGGATGTCGCTGTCGGCGGGCGCGGGCCGAATCGCCGACGTCTCCGAGGAAGGGATGGCGGGACTGCGCGAGACCGCAGAGGGGTACGACGTCGACGTCTCGACGTCCACCGTCGTCTCCCACCGCTCGTTCGAGGAGGTGTTCAACATGGCCCGCCGGACCCGCCCGGAGGCCGTGCTGATGGGCTGGGGCGAAGACCAGCTGTGGAACGCCGCCCGCGCGGAACGCCCCATCGACGAGCTCACCAACCAGCTCCCCTGCGACTTCCTCATCCTGAGCGAGACCGACCTCGACACCTCGAGGATACTCCTCCCGACCTCCGGGGGGCCGGACTCGGCGCTCGGCGCGGAGGTCGCGAACGTGCTCTCGCGGACCGCCGGCGCCGAGGTGACGCTGCTCCACGTGGTCGACGGGGCCGAGGAGCGCGACGCGGGCGAGGGGTTCCTCGCCGGCTGGGCGACCGAGCACGGCCTCGCCGACGCGAGGCGGGTCGTCGACGAGGGCGGCGACGTCGAGGACGCGATCGCCCGAGAGGCCGTGAACAACACCCTCGTCATCATCGGGGCTACGGAGAAGGGGCTCCTCTCCCGGCTCGTCTCGAACTCGCTGCACTTGGACGTGATCCACGACGTCGACTGCTCGGTGCTGCTCGCCGAACGCCCCAGCAGCCGCTCGATCCGCGAACGGCTGTTCGGCTCGGGGCGCCGGGTCTCCGGACCGCCGGACGGCGGCGTCGAGCGCGATCCCGCCGCGTCGCGAGGGGCCGAGCTCACCGGCCCCGACGACTCCGGTCCGATCCCCCCGAGGCGCGGGAGCTCCGACGACGACGACGCCGACGGGAGCACCGACGGGAGTTCGACCGACGAGTCGACGGAGCCGACGGTGATCACCGACCACGAGGACCCCGGCGACGGGGAGGAGGTCGAAGAAGAAGCGGTCGGCGATGAGGGGGAGAGCCCCCCGCCCGAGCGGTCGGTCGTCACCGATCACGACGACCCGGAGGAGGGGGACGAGACGGACGACCCCGACGACACGACGTGA
- a CDS encoding SIMPL domain-containing protein (The SIMPL domain is named for its presence in mouse protein SIMPL (signalling molecule that associates with mouse pelle-like kinase). Bacterial member BP26, from Brucella, was shown to assemble into a channel-like structure, while YggE from E. coli has been associated with resistance to oxidative stress.) has product MDRRLATAAGLVLLVALAGCAGLPGSTGDAGTAANAAPGEEPALDRSIEVTADGVATAEPDRATIRVAVTATGNDSAAVRDELSAADESVRAALTDWGLDEDDIRTDRYDVRESYETRDDPDRTTYQGVHSYAVTIDDVDAVGEVIDVAVDAGADEVRRIEFGLSEEREREVRAAAIENAMANADDDAAVLANSSGLEVTGAYSVSTADAGVTPYRVAETAMAAGGDGGDAATGVETGDVSVRVSVNVVYGAERA; this is encoded by the coding sequence ATGGACCGAAGACTGGCGACTGCGGCCGGGCTCGTGCTGCTCGTCGCGCTGGCGGGCTGCGCGGGACTCCCCGGCTCGACGGGAGACGCGGGGACCGCCGCGAACGCGGCTCCGGGAGAGGAACCGGCGCTCGACAGGAGCATCGAAGTGACGGCGGACGGCGTGGCCACGGCCGAGCCCGACCGCGCCACGATCCGCGTGGCGGTGACCGCGACGGGCAACGACTCGGCGGCGGTCCGCGACGAGCTCTCCGCCGCGGACGAGTCGGTTCGGGCGGCACTCACCGACTGGGGACTCGACGAGGACGACATCCGCACCGACCGCTACGACGTGCGCGAGTCGTACGAGACCCGGGACGATCCGGATCGGACGACGTATCAGGGCGTCCACAGCTACGCCGTCACGATCGACGACGTGGACGCGGTCGGCGAGGTGATCGACGTCGCGGTCGACGCCGGCGCCGACGAGGTGCGGCGCATCGAGTTCGGGCTGAGCGAGGAGCGCGAGCGCGAGGTGCGCGCGGCGGCGATCGAGAACGCGATGGCGAACGCCGACGACGACGCGGCCGTGCTCGCGAACTCCAGCGGGCTCGAGGTCACCGGCGCGTACAGCGTCTCCACCGCGGACGCCGGGGTGACGCCGTACCGGGTCGCCGAGACCGCGATGGCCGCGGGCGGCGACGGCGGCGACGCCGCGACGGGAGTCGAGACCGGCGACGTGAGCGTCCGAGTCAGCGTCAACGTCGTCTACGGTGCGGAACGGGCCTAG
- a CDS encoding DUF1850 domain-containing protein codes for MGRLSQPNVGAAILALGVLAFVVVAVTAPIGAALVVEDIETGERYVAEPVNDGSTVALEYTHSVEKSRVYDEYRVDGETLVNTRMEFESYGWGLPARVNVTNVNGTFVYEPDEPITALDELSVSPGRIADHTLIVDDRRYDLVAVTDGNDVKLHIERRSLLEMIL; via the coding sequence ATGGGCCGCCTTTCTCAGCCGAACGTCGGTGCCGCGATCCTCGCGCTCGGAGTGCTCGCTTTCGTCGTCGTCGCGGTGACCGCCCCGATCGGCGCCGCCCTCGTCGTCGAGGACATCGAGACGGGCGAACGATACGTCGCGGAGCCGGTGAACGACGGGAGCACGGTTGCGCTCGAGTACACCCACAGCGTCGAGAAGTCCCGGGTGTACGACGAGTACCGCGTCGACGGGGAAACGCTCGTGAACACGCGGATGGAGTTCGAGTCCTACGGCTGGGGGCTTCCCGCGCGCGTCAACGTCACGAACGTGAACGGGACGTTCGTGTACGAGCCCGATGAGCCGATCACGGCACTCGACGAGCTCTCCGTCTCGCCGGGACGGATCGCCGACCACACGCTGATCGTCGACGACCGGCGATACGACCTCGTGGCGGTCACGGACGGCAACGACGTGAAATTGCACATCGAACGACGGTCGCTTCTCGAGATGATCCTATGA
- a CDS encoding TRAP transporter permease: protein MTKTHRTDGGIDDPNDGGPGSDEPRDDGPGEDEPEGDGPGGDDPGADDPPDDGTPEEISREEADELIQEIERRRSLQGAAAVAVAVIGIAFSVFQLFLAARSFTFTVWLPTVEIAGIALAPWQVSLQLLQANAIHVAFALVLTFLLFPVSTGDGFVAQALGRVAPAASRRLGEGNPVTRLLERGRAGLRWAFLDPDRDRVTPADLVFIVAAFLSAFYFLTEFAEIQNMRVFGVDSGRPITEVYAFLQPLLGGVPFVSEYSYAMILGVTGVLLVLEATRRTLGLPLMIIVATFIVYARWGYLISSGTPFLGLLAIPELTWPDIVQNLWYNTENGVFGIPVTVSVSFIYIFILFGSFLEMSGAGQWFIDLAYALTGGRKGGPAKASILASGFMGTISGSSIANTVTTGAFTIPLMKRSGYSPEFSGAVEASASSGGQILPPVMGAAAFLMVQYTATPFADIIIIATIPAIVFFFGVWVMVHLKAVEAGIGGVSDADTVDLWSHLKRGWFYLVPIVLLLYYLIIERLSVSRSAWFTLVALVGLIALVSAYSEETRLRLLAVFAAIVGVELASHAVAGVNVVGLVTGAGGAGLPPGEAATALLAGIEWYAMLAGVITLLSKPDLDASLLDLNPSVRDTAETIGDRTGRDLEDSQPFKLGTFVVTSMEQGARTAVPVVVAVAAAGIIPGVISVSGLGPNLTSLLLALSGGSIVIMLLVTAVSSIILGMGMPTTVTYIILISMLATPLVEFGIPLLAAHLFILYFGVIADITPPVAVAAYAASGVAKSDPFETGVKAFSLSLNKAIVPFAFVLAPGIVLLREKANAAELPLRERYRVIGFQDLAELSYSVPEIIVPVIGVFLGVVALGATVIGTLYARVGRVGRAAFALSSLLLMAPRLLSESVFDTLGLVGVTVSVNALLLDLTLRSVGFALFAALTVRNRRKAEREGDGGDGPSTESESSEIAAGVDSA from the coding sequence ATGACCAAGACCCATCGAACAGACGGCGGTATCGACGACCCGAACGACGGCGGTCCCGGAAGCGACGAGCCCAGAGACGACGGCCCCGGAGAAGACGAGCCCGAAGGCGACGGCCCCGGAGGCGACGACCCGGGTGCCGACGATCCGCCGGACGACGGGACGCCCGAGGAAATTTCCCGCGAGGAGGCGGACGAGCTGATACAGGAGATCGAGCGCCGCCGCTCGCTGCAGGGGGCTGCCGCGGTGGCGGTCGCGGTGATCGGGATCGCGTTTTCGGTCTTCCAGCTGTTCCTCGCCGCGCGGAGCTTCACGTTCACGGTCTGGCTTCCGACCGTCGAGATCGCGGGGATCGCGCTCGCCCCCTGGCAGGTCTCGCTCCAGCTCCTGCAGGCGAACGCGATCCACGTCGCCTTCGCGCTCGTGCTCACGTTCCTGCTGTTCCCGGTGAGCACCGGCGACGGGTTCGTCGCGCAGGCGCTCGGTCGGGTCGCGCCGGCGGCGTCCCGTCGCCTCGGTGAGGGGAACCCCGTCACGCGACTGCTCGAACGGGGTCGGGCGGGACTGCGCTGGGCGTTCCTCGACCCCGACCGCGACAGAGTGACGCCGGCGGACCTGGTGTTCATCGTCGCGGCGTTCCTGTCGGCGTTTTACTTCCTGACGGAGTTCGCGGAGATCCAGAACATGCGCGTCTTCGGGGTCGACTCGGGGCGGCCGATCACCGAGGTGTACGCGTTCCTCCAACCGCTGCTCGGCGGCGTCCCGTTCGTGAGCGAGTACTCCTACGCGATGATTCTTGGCGTGACCGGTGTCCTGCTGGTGTTGGAGGCCACCCGCCGGACGCTCGGCCTCCCGCTGATGATCATCGTCGCCACGTTCATCGTCTACGCCCGCTGGGGGTACCTCATCAGCTCGGGCACGCCGTTCCTCGGGCTGCTCGCGATCCCGGAGCTCACCTGGCCGGACATCGTGCAAAACCTCTGGTACAACACCGAAAACGGGGTGTTCGGCATTCCGGTGACGGTGTCGGTGAGCTTCATTTACATCTTCATCCTGTTCGGTTCGTTCCTCGAGATGAGCGGGGCCGGCCAGTGGTTCATCGACCTGGCGTACGCGCTCACCGGGGGTCGCAAGGGCGGCCCGGCCAAGGCGAGCATCCTCGCCAGCGGGTTCATGGGAACCATCTCGGGGTCGTCGATCGCCAACACGGTCACGACCGGCGCGTTCACGATCCCGCTGATGAAGCGGTCGGGGTACTCGCCGGAGTTCTCCGGCGCCGTCGAGGCGTCAGCGTCCTCCGGGGGACAGATCCTCCCGCCCGTGATGGGCGCGGCCGCCTTCCTGATGGTCCAGTACACGGCGACGCCGTTCGCCGACATCATCATCATCGCGACGATCCCGGCGATCGTCTTCTTCTTCGGCGTCTGGGTGATGGTCCACCTCAAGGCGGTCGAGGCGGGGATCGGCGGCGTCTCCGACGCGGACACCGTGGACCTCTGGAGCCACCTCAAGCGCGGCTGGTTCTACCTGGTCCCGATCGTGCTCCTCCTGTACTACCTCATCATCGAGCGGCTCTCGGTCTCACGGTCGGCGTGGTTCACGCTCGTGGCGCTCGTCGGGCTGATCGCGCTCGTCTCGGCGTACAGCGAGGAGACGCGGCTCCGCCTCCTCGCCGTCTTCGCGGCGATCGTCGGCGTCGAGCTGGCGAGCCACGCGGTGGCCGGCGTGAACGTCGTCGGCCTCGTCACCGGGGCCGGCGGTGCGGGGCTCCCGCCCGGCGAGGCCGCCACCGCCCTGCTCGCGGGGATCGAGTGGTACGCGATGCTCGCGGGAGTGATCACGCTGCTGTCAAAGCCCGACCTCGACGCGTCGCTGCTCGACCTGAACCCCTCGGTCCGGGACACCGCCGAGACGATCGGCGATCGAACCGGCCGGGACCTGGAGGACAGCCAGCCGTTCAAGCTCGGCACGTTCGTGGTCACGTCGATGGAGCAGGGCGCGCGCACCGCGGTCCCGGTCGTGGTCGCGGTCGCGGCCGCGGGGATCATCCCCGGCGTCATCAGCGTCTCCGGGCTCGGCCCCAACCTGACTTCGCTGCTGTTGGCGCTCTCGGGCGGCTCGATCGTGATCATGCTGCTCGTGACGGCGGTCTCGAGCATCATCCTCGGGATGGGGATGCCGACGACGGTCACCTACATCATCCTCATCTCGATGCTCGCGACGCCGCTCGTGGAGTTCGGCATCCCGCTTCTGGCCGCCCACCTGTTCATCCTCTACTTCGGCGTGATCGCCGACATCACGCCGCCGGTGGCCGTGGCGGCGTACGCCGCCAGCGGGGTCGCCAAGTCCGACCCGTTCGAGACCGGCGTGAAGGCGTTCTCGCTGTCGCTGAACAAGGCGATCGTCCCCTTCGCGTTCGTGCTCGCGCCGGGGATCGTCCTGCTGCGCGAGAAGGCGAACGCCGCCGAGCTGCCGCTTCGAGAACGGTACCGCGTGATCGGGTTCCAAGACCTCGCCGAGCTCTCCTACTCGGTCCCCGAGATCATCGTTCCCGTCATCGGGGTCTTCCTCGGCGTGGTCGCGCTCGGCGCGACCGTCATCGGGACGCTGTACGCGCGCGTCGGCCGCGTCGGTCGGGCCGCGTTCGCCCTCAGTTCGCTGCTGCTGATGGCGCCGAGGCTGCTCTCCGAGTCTGTCTTCGACACGCTCGGGCTCGTCGGCGTGACCGTCTCCGTCAACGCGCTCCTGCTCGACCTGACCCTCCGTAGCGTCGGGTTCGCCCTGTTCGCTGCGCTGACCGTCCGGAACCGTCGGAAGGCAGAGCGCGAGGGCGACGGGGGAGACGGACCGAGCACCGAGTCGGAGTCGAGCGAGATCGCCGCCGGCGTCGACTCGGCCTGA
- a CDS encoding TIGR00341 family protein, translating to MIPAGKRAAVVRALDEEGVDYVITDETSGRKYTAVAMFPLPTAAVEPVLERLREAGIDERTYTVIVAAETVISRRFEALEEEYEQESERGGDRISREELQAKADSLASGMGTYVLMTVISAVIATAGLLLDSPATVVGSMVIAPLIGPAMSAAIGTVVDDEDMFRRGVRMQVLGVVVAVAAATLFAFALRTLALVPPGLDPLELAEVSERLAPNVLVLVVAIGAGIAGIVSLMTGVSATLVGVMIAVALIPPAAAVGIGIAFQIPRLVLGAGVILAVNVLSINLAALVVLWYEGYRPQRWFREDDARAAFVKRVAVLVAAIAVLSVFLGGVTYESYAVSTTEADIRTAVGDELAALDSNVELLELDIERTGTFPPLETERVDVIVGAPPGSDLAGLADALDERVETTIGNDVRIEVRIVTVERA from the coding sequence ATGATCCCGGCGGGAAAGCGGGCGGCCGTGGTCCGGGCGCTCGACGAGGAGGGGGTGGACTACGTCATCACCGACGAAACGAGCGGGCGCAAGTACACCGCGGTCGCGATGTTCCCGCTCCCCACCGCCGCGGTCGAGCCCGTCCTCGAACGGCTGCGCGAGGCGGGGATCGACGAGCGGACCTACACCGTCATCGTCGCCGCCGAGACGGTCATCTCCCGGCGGTTCGAGGCGCTCGAGGAGGAGTACGAGCAGGAGTCCGAGCGCGGCGGCGACCGGATCTCCCGGGAGGAGCTCCAGGCCAAGGCGGACAGCCTCGCCTCCGGGATGGGAACCTACGTGCTGATGACCGTGATCTCGGCGGTGATCGCGACCGCCGGCCTCCTGCTCGACTCGCCGGCGACCGTCGTGGGGTCGATGGTGATCGCCCCCCTGATCGGCCCCGCGATGTCGGCCGCGATCGGCACCGTCGTCGACGACGAGGACATGTTCAGACGCGGGGTCCGGATGCAGGTGCTCGGCGTCGTCGTCGCGGTCGCGGCCGCGACGCTGTTCGCGTTCGCGCTCCGGACCCTCGCGTTAGTCCCCCCCGGGCTCGATCCCCTCGAACTCGCGGAGGTCTCCGAGCGGCTCGCCCCGAACGTGTTGGTGCTCGTCGTCGCGATCGGCGCCGGGATCGCGGGGATCGTGTCGCTGATGACCGGCGTCTCCGCGACGCTGGTCGGGGTGATGATCGCGGTGGCGCTCATCCCGCCCGCGGCCGCCGTCGGCATCGGGATCGCCTTTCAGATCCCCCGGCTCGTGCTCGGCGCGGGCGTGATCCTGGCCGTGAACGTCCTCTCGATCAACCTCGCCGCGCTCGTCGTGCTCTGGTACGAGGGGTACCGGCCGCAGCGCTGGTTCCGCGAGGACGACGCGCGCGCGGCGTTCGTGAAGCGCGTCGCGGTCCTCGTCGCCGCCATCGCGGTGCTGTCGGTGTTCCTCGGCGGCGTCACCTACGAGTCCTACGCCGTCTCGACGACCGAGGCGGACATCAGAACGGCCGTCGGCGACGAGCTGGCCGCGCTCGACTCGAACGTGGAGCTGCTGGAGTTGGATATCGAGCGGACCGGGACGTTCCCCCCGCTCGAGACCGAGCGAGTGGACGTCATCGTCGGCGCGCCGCCGGGGAGCGACCTCGCGGGGCTCGCCGACGCGCTCGACGAGCGGGTCGAGACGACGATCGGGAACGACGTCCGGATCGAGGTCCGTATCGTGACCGTCGAACGCGCCTGA
- a CDS encoding multicopper oxidase domain-containing protein: protein MTRDDDNAGRRTASRRGFLSAAAALGTVGLAGCGAPRAESTAAAENAAGGGEAATERVAEWSGSDATGVATDHPYTTPRTTIDLDERDGQITVSTTPCRHRLLGDETQGGPWELPEVWAWQTPDTDPSVPGPLLRVTEGTEMEITYDNSAHNRPHTFHVHGLSKSWMDDGVPTTTGQQVAPGEKHTYEITANQPGTHFYHCHYQTQNHLDMGMYGILRVDPEGYEAPDKEAFMTIKDWDTRLSASTAGGDVSFSHRDRNPDAFTVNGRSAPYTFHPEQGSPLIVEEGDRVRIHYVNAGYESHAMHTHNHGFTVVEKDGGVIPEAARHREDVIPIAPAERKTIEFTAGADPGVYALHCHKVNHAMNGDTYPGGMIGGMAYESVTDTEQFASVMEMAGYEA, encoded by the coding sequence ATGACGAGAGACGACGACAACGCCGGTCGACGCACGGCTTCCAGACGCGGGTTCCTCTCGGCGGCCGCGGCGCTCGGGACGGTCGGACTCGCGGGCTGCGGCGCCCCGCGGGCCGAGAGCACCGCGGCGGCGGAGAACGCGGCCGGCGGCGGCGAGGCGGCGACCGAACGGGTCGCGGAGTGGTCGGGGAGCGACGCCACCGGCGTGGCGACGGACCACCCGTACACGACGCCCCGGACGACGATCGATCTCGACGAGCGCGACGGTCAGATCACGGTGTCCACGACGCCGTGTCGCCACCGGCTGCTCGGCGACGAGACGCAGGGCGGCCCCTGGGAGCTGCCCGAGGTCTGGGCGTGGCAGACGCCGGACACGGACCCCAGCGTCCCCGGCCCGCTGCTCCGGGTGACCGAGGGGACCGAGATGGAGATCACCTACGACAACTCGGCGCACAACCGCCCGCACACGTTCCACGTCCACGGGCTCTCGAAGAGCTGGATGGACGACGGCGTCCCCACGACGACCGGGCAGCAGGTCGCACCCGGCGAGAAACACACCTACGAGATCACCGCGAACCAGCCCGGCACCCACTTCTACCACTGCCACTACCAGACGCAGAACCACCTCGACATGGGGATGTACGGGATCCTCCGCGTCGATCCGGAGGGGTACGAGGCCCCCGACAAGGAGGCGTTCATGACGATCAAAGACTGGGACACCCGCCTCTCCGCCTCGACGGCCGGCGGCGACGTCTCCTTCAGCCACCGCGACCGCAACCCGGACGCGTTCACCGTGAACGGCCGCTCCGCGCCGTACACCTTCCACCCCGAGCAGGGGTCGCCGCTGATCGTCGAGGAGGGCGACCGGGTCCGGATCCACTACGTCAACGCCGGCTACGAGTCGCACGCGATGCACACCCACAACCACGGGTTCACCGTCGTCGAGAAGGACGGCGGCGTCATCCCCGAGGCCGCCCGGCACCGCGAGGACGTGATCCCCATCGCGCCCGCCGAGCGGAAGACGATCGAGTTCACCGCGGGCGCCGACCCCGGCGTGTACGCGCTCCACTGCCACAAGGTGAACCACGCGATGAACGGCGACACCTACCCCGGCGGGATGATCGGCGGGATGGCCTACGAGAGCGTCACGGACACCGAGCAGTTCGCGTCCGTGATGGAGATGGCCGGCTACGAGGCCTGA